The following are from one region of the Acidobacteriota bacterium genome:
- a CDS encoding flagellar FlbD family protein, with protein sequence MIHLTRLNSQPIAVNSDLIKFVESAHDTVLTLLNGEKVVVREQPDEVIQRIIEFRRSVLAGLPSLNPQGALATLLKSDAGPGETDSERARRG encoded by the coding sequence ATGATTCACCTCACACGATTAAACAGTCAGCCCATCGCCGTGAACTCGGACCTCATCAAGTTCGTCGAGAGCGCGCACGACACCGTCCTGACGTTGCTTAACGGGGAGAAGGTAGTGGTGCGCGAACAGCCCGATGAAGTCATCCAGCGAATCATCGAATTTCGCCGTAGCGTGCTGGCGGGCCTGCCATCGTTGAATCCGCAGGGCGCACTCGCAACTCTTCTAAAGTCTGACGCCGGCCCGGGCGAAACCGATTCCGAAAGAGCCCGCCGTGGATAA
- a CDS encoding flagellin, with translation MSFNILYNVPSLAAQNQMNMTSASLQQTLFRLSSGSRINSGADDAAGLAIADGLQANVTALSQSARNASDGLGALQVADGSLAQVTTLLNRAVTLATESATGTVSDTQRTALDAEFTAIKAEIDRIGSNTTYNSAAVFSGVTSAVYLTDATTVGSSSIDITVGKLASTSIGFAAGETPVDLSKSDLTTAANAQAALANIDTAIANVAGDRGALGAVMNRLQSAGNVISNQVQNLTQAESSIRSADISQEVANMSKYNILQQTGVAALQQSNQMNQGVLQLLR, from the coding sequence ATGTCGTTTAACATTCTCTATAACGTTCCGTCTCTGGCGGCGCAGAACCAAATGAACATGACTAGCGCGTCGCTGCAGCAAACCCTCTTCCGCTTGTCTTCGGGCTCGCGGATCAACTCCGGCGCAGACGATGCCGCCGGACTGGCTATTGCCGATGGCTTGCAGGCGAACGTTACCGCCCTCAGCCAGTCTGCCCGTAACGCCAGCGATGGCCTCGGCGCATTGCAGGTTGCCGACGGTTCTCTGGCACAGGTCACCACTCTTCTGAACCGCGCCGTCACACTGGCCACCGAATCTGCGACCGGCACAGTGAGCGACACGCAGCGCACGGCTCTGGACGCCGAATTCACCGCGATCAAGGCTGAAATTGACCGCATCGGCAGCAACACCACCTACAACAGCGCCGCAGTATTCAGCGGAGTGACCTCCGCGGTCTACCTCACGGACGCAACGACGGTGGGCAGCAGCTCGATCGACATCACGGTCGGAAAACTGGCCTCCACCAGCATCGGTTTCGCGGCTGGCGAAACACCGGTCGATTTGAGCAAGAGCGACCTGACGACCGCCGCTAATGCGCAGGCTGCATTGGCGAACATCGACACTGCTATCGCCAACGTAGCCGGCGATCGCGGCGCACTCGGCGCGGTCATGAACCGCCTCCAGAGCGCGGGCAACGTTATCAGCAACCAGGTGCAGAACCTGACGCAGGCCGAAAGCTCCATCCGGTCGGCGGACATTTCGCAGGAAGTTGCGAATATGTCGAAGTACAACATTCTGCAGCAGACTGGTGTCGCCGCTCTGCAACAGTCGAACCAGATGAACCAGGGCGTTCTCCAGTTGTTGCGGTAA
- a CDS encoding flagellar motor protein MotB, whose amino-acid sequence MRRRKKPAPHASHERWLVSYADFITLLFAFFVVLYASSQVDQRKVGQVARAIQVGFADLGMFSAQKQEAVFRVEAAAQSPAISPPTIPEFERLVNDMSPARGSFKNVPVSEVKRQLETVLRDEIKKNQIEMRVVPDGLVVSLREVGFFKSGDAHLLPGAEPVLAHVGQALASRGFDIRVEGHTDDLPIHTAAYHSNWELSTARATEVVSVLVTRYSFDPARISVAGYAQYRPLASNVTETGRSKNRRIDLVVLSGPADEADMPAKSFGTGNKP is encoded by the coding sequence ATGAGACGCCGTAAGAAACCGGCCCCCCACGCCAGTCACGAGCGTTGGTTGGTGTCCTATGCGGACTTTATTACGTTGCTGTTTGCCTTCTTTGTTGTCCTGTACGCATCATCGCAAGTTGACCAGCGAAAAGTGGGACAAGTCGCCCGCGCCATTCAAGTCGGATTCGCAGATCTCGGAATGTTCTCCGCACAGAAGCAGGAAGCTGTTTTTCGCGTCGAAGCGGCTGCTCAGTCGCCGGCCATCTCGCCGCCCACGATACCGGAATTTGAGCGCCTTGTGAATGACATGTCCCCGGCACGCGGCTCCTTCAAGAATGTTCCTGTGTCCGAGGTAAAGCGCCAGCTCGAAACCGTGCTGCGTGACGAGATCAAGAAAAATCAGATCGAAATGAGAGTTGTGCCTGACGGCCTGGTCGTGAGTCTCAGGGAAGTCGGTTTCTTCAAGAGCGGCGACGCTCATTTGTTGCCCGGCGCAGAACCGGTGCTCGCCCACGTCGGACAGGCTCTTGCTTCCAGAGGCTTCGATATTCGTGTCGAAGGGCATACGGACGATCTCCCGATCCACACCGCTGCCTATCACTCGAACTGGGAACTCTCGACTGCTCGCGCTACTGAAGTCGTTTCCGTACTGGTGACGCGATACAGCTTCGATCCCGCTCGAATTTCCGTTGCCGGATACGCGCAGTATCGTCCACTCGCCAGTAACGTTACCGAAACCGGGAGAAGCAAGAATCGCCGCATTGATCTGGTTGTCCTCTCTGGTCCTGCCGACGAGGCTGATATGCCGGCGAAGTCCTTTGGAACGGGCAATAAACCCTAG
- a CDS encoding flagellar motor protein: MDKSTLGGILLAAAGILLGLMIEGGRIGQILQPTAAMIVFGGTLGAVMVQFPMATVLKAGKSLTQVFFEPANDPGKLVDTLVGYATKARKDGIVSLDAQVNDIQDPFLKKALMLAIDGTEPQELRKIMEFDLDSKAEEEERIPQVFESAGGFAPTIGIIGAVLGLIQVMQHLENIDEVGKGIAVAFVATIYGVGSANIFLLPSSGKLKIRMRQEQALREMTLEGVASILEGINPRMLETKLQGFMEEHHQKQGDKPA; encoded by the coding sequence GTGGATAAGAGTACGTTGGGTGGAATTCTTCTGGCTGCCGCTGGCATCCTCCTCGGCCTCATGATCGAAGGCGGCCGTATTGGCCAGATCCTACAACCCACCGCCGCCATGATCGTTTTTGGCGGGACCCTCGGCGCCGTAATGGTTCAGTTTCCGATGGCTACGGTGTTGAAGGCTGGAAAGTCACTCACGCAGGTCTTCTTTGAACCTGCCAACGATCCCGGCAAACTGGTTGACACGCTGGTTGGGTATGCCACCAAGGCCCGCAAAGACGGCATCGTGTCGCTGGATGCGCAAGTCAATGACATTCAGGATCCATTCCTGAAGAAAGCTCTGATGTTGGCGATTGACGGAACTGAACCCCAGGAACTTCGCAAGATCATGGAGTTCGACCTCGACAGCAAAGCGGAAGAAGAAGAGCGCATCCCCCAGGTCTTCGAATCCGCGGGCGGGTTCGCTCCGACCATCGGGATCATCGGTGCTGTACTTGGCCTGATCCAAGTCATGCAGCACCTGGAAAATATTGACGAAGTCGGCAAGGGCATTGCAGTCGCTTTCGTAGCGACCATCTACGGCGTCGGTTCCGCCAACATTTTCTTGCTCCCTTCATCCGGGAAGTTGAAGATCCGCATGCGGCAGGAACAGGCTCTGCGCGAAATGACGTTGGAAGGCGTGGCGTCGATTCTGGAAGGCATCAACCCTCGCATGCTTGAAACCAAACTTCAGGGCTTCATGGAAGAGCACCACCAGAAGCAGGGAGACAAGCCGGCATGA
- a CDS encoding flagellar protein FlaG, whose protein sequence is MRIENPIPEIPFGGAATSAAHKSAPLPPQVSAPAASELPDVVVSALKRDLSSIQFAIENDSSTHEIVVKMVDQSTGEVVRQIPSEEILRTARAITEMMAAQQKRINARG, encoded by the coding sequence ATGCGCATCGAGAATCCGATTCCTGAAATTCCGTTTGGTGGAGCTGCCACGAGCGCGGCGCACAAGTCCGCTCCCTTACCGCCGCAGGTGTCGGCACCGGCAGCATCGGAGTTACCCGACGTAGTCGTCTCGGCACTCAAGCGAGATTTATCGTCCATACAATTTGCGATTGAAAACGATTCCAGCACACACGAGATTGTCGTGAAGATGGTGGATCAATCTACTGGAGAAGTCGTGCGCCAGATCCCCTCCGAGGAGATTCTCCGTACGGCGCGGGCGATCACTGAAATGATGGCCGCCCAACAGAAACGCATCAACGCGCGAGGATAG
- the flgL gene encoding flagellar hook-associated protein FlgL: MRINPNPTDDVLAALSTTQERQQTVLLQLSTGRRVNQPSDDPAAAAIYSGNVAVESRIDQYLQSVASVRALNQTADAALGSIVTNLNQAISLGTEGANGTMSQLDLNAILQVVQGVLNSVVQLANTSFHGTYIFAGTATTTSPFTLTPTGVTYNGNEGVNNVAIADGRALAINVPGDQLFQQPGSSVMDSLQQLITALQSGDHAAIGTATTAVSTSLSYLSAQRAFYGNNLNQLNGDEQALQQRNLALKTQDNGLVGVDLAKAATDLAQAQTTHQAALAAAAKVLQPSLLDYLR, from the coding sequence ATGCGTATTAATCCGAATCCCACTGACGACGTTCTCGCTGCACTTTCAACCACGCAGGAACGGCAGCAGACCGTCCTTCTGCAGCTGTCTACCGGCAGGCGTGTCAATCAGCCCTCGGACGATCCGGCGGCTGCAGCAATCTACAGCGGCAACGTCGCGGTGGAATCACGCATCGACCAATATCTGCAAAGTGTCGCGAGCGTTCGAGCGCTCAACCAAACTGCCGACGCCGCCCTGGGATCGATTGTGACCAATCTCAATCAGGCGATTAGCCTCGGCACCGAAGGCGCCAATGGCACCATGAGCCAGCTGGACCTCAATGCCATTCTTCAAGTTGTACAAGGTGTGTTGAATAGCGTCGTTCAGTTAGCCAATACATCGTTTCATGGAACCTATATTTTTGCGGGAACCGCCACCACTACTTCTCCTTTTACGCTAACCCCGACCGGTGTTACCTACAACGGAAATGAAGGCGTGAACAACGTTGCCATCGCGGATGGCCGCGCACTTGCCATCAACGTGCCCGGAGATCAACTGTTCCAGCAGCCCGGATCCAGCGTTATGGATTCACTCCAGCAACTCATCACCGCCCTTCAGAGTGGAGATCACGCCGCCATTGGCACCGCGACCACGGCTGTGAGCACGTCGTTGAGCTACCTGAGCGCACAGCGCGCCTTCTATGGCAACAATCTCAACCAGCTGAACGGCGATGAACAGGCGCTCCAGCAGCGCAACCTGGCACTGAAAACGCAAGACAATGGCCTGGTAGGAGTCGATCTCGCCAAGGCTGCCACCGACCTGGCGCAAGCGCAGACAACGCACCAGGCTGCCCTGGCGGCCGCTGCGAAGGTCCTGCAACCGTCCCTGCTCGACTACCTACGGTAG
- a CDS encoding flagellar protein FliS produces MNSDTLQYRVAAVQSATPVQLVCMLYDTLVRDLKRALDAIDNKNIETRADEVKHALLVLDQLDSWLDFNNGGAAATSLSRFYAVARSRIVEGHAKVDPALFQEQIRLFLEVRSAWEQAEATRKASAGPAVPETKGSSSLSCSA; encoded by the coding sequence ATGAATTCGGACACGCTCCAATATCGTGTGGCGGCGGTGCAGAGTGCGACGCCGGTCCAGTTGGTGTGCATGCTGTATGACACCCTCGTGCGGGACCTCAAGCGCGCGCTGGACGCGATCGACAACAAGAACATCGAGACACGGGCTGATGAGGTCAAGCATGCGTTGCTGGTGTTAGACCAACTGGACTCGTGGCTTGATTTCAACAACGGAGGCGCCGCGGCCACGAGCCTGAGCCGGTTCTACGCGGTGGCTCGAAGCAGGATTGTAGAAGGCCACGCCAAGGTCGATCCGGCGCTATTTCAGGAACAGATTCGCCTCTTTCTTGAAGTACGGTCGGCCTGGGAGCAAGCGGAAGCAACGCGAAAAGCGAGCGCCGGTCCTGCTGTACCCGAAACAAAAGGTTCTTCCAGCTTGAGTTGTTCGGCCTAG
- the flgM gene encoding flagellar biosynthesis anti-sigma factor FlgM, which yields MRIDLNNAIAQQLAAEKNSTHKGGKPQPSPLPPEDKATFSNHGPSIHQLVQSALHPSTVRQERIAALRDAVNSGTYSVDADAAANAMIRESSGN from the coding sequence ATGAGAATCGATCTAAACAACGCAATTGCGCAACAGCTCGCCGCTGAAAAGAACAGCACCCATAAAGGTGGCAAGCCCCAGCCAAGCCCGCTGCCGCCAGAGGACAAAGCGACTTTCTCCAACCACGGCCCATCGATCCACCAACTGGTCCAAAGTGCGCTGCATCCCTCCACCGTGCGCCAGGAAAGAATTGCAGCCCTGCGGGATGCGGTCAACAGCGGAACGTATTCCGTGGACGCGGACGCCGCGGCGAACGCGATGATCAGGGAATCCTCCGGCAATTAG
- the flgK gene encoding flagellar hook-associated protein FlgK, whose protein sequence is MGGLTASMLMAAQALQAEQGALATTSNNIANVNTPGYSREVPIFTEATPVLLGSVLYGQGVTLKSVDSIRDRLLELRILDESQQQNNASTQTGFLNQVQALFSNSARGIGSDVTAFFNSLNQLSTDPTNLPLRQAVLTAANNLANDFHNTVSQLSEIQTNLNQNVVQSVNNINRLTAEIARLNVQVRALTSLGKDAGALEDQRNELVNQLSQITDVHVIQTEQDETITTGSGTALVVGGQSFTLQASPDSSGNQHVFALGQDITASLKGGQLGGLFAVRDQAIPNVLIQLNDMASGFAANFNAAHHQGFDLNGAAGQDFFTPVAAGAGAALGFGVAITDPNAIAASSDGAAGSNGNVQKLLDVRNQALPSGKTPDDSYAALVFSVGDAAAQAKAEMDASALSLQQLKDQRQGVSGVSIDEESANLIRYQHAFSAAARVITTIDQMTQTVINMIPA, encoded by the coding sequence ATGGGTGGACTCACCGCTTCAATGTTGATGGCCGCGCAAGCCTTGCAGGCCGAACAAGGCGCGCTTGCTACCACTTCCAACAATATTGCGAACGTCAATACACCCGGCTACTCGCGCGAAGTTCCGATCTTCACGGAAGCAACTCCGGTACTTCTGGGCAGCGTACTCTACGGCCAGGGCGTCACGCTAAAGAGCGTCGATAGCATTCGAGACCGCCTGCTTGAACTGCGCATCCTCGATGAGAGCCAGCAGCAAAATAATGCCAGCACCCAAACTGGCTTTCTCAACCAGGTCCAAGCCCTGTTCAGCAATTCAGCGCGCGGCATCGGTTCTGACGTGACTGCATTCTTCAACAGCCTCAACCAGCTCTCCACCGACCCGACCAACCTGCCCTTGCGGCAGGCTGTGCTCACGGCCGCAAACAATCTTGCGAACGATTTCCACAACACAGTCAGTCAACTCTCAGAGATTCAAACCAATCTCAATCAGAACGTCGTCCAATCGGTGAACAACATCAACCGCTTGACTGCCGAGATCGCACGTCTCAATGTGCAAGTCAGAGCCTTAACCAGTCTCGGCAAGGATGCGGGTGCGCTGGAAGATCAGCGCAACGAACTGGTCAATCAACTTTCGCAGATCACTGACGTTCACGTGATTCAGACCGAACAGGACGAAACCATCACGACCGGAAGTGGTACGGCGCTGGTTGTGGGCGGACAAAGCTTCACGCTGCAGGCTTCTCCAGACTCTTCCGGTAACCAACACGTATTTGCGCTGGGTCAGGACATCACCGCCTCCCTTAAAGGAGGACAGCTCGGCGGACTCTTCGCCGTCCGGGACCAGGCCATTCCCAATGTGCTCATCCAATTGAATGACATGGCTTCCGGATTCGCTGCGAACTTCAACGCAGCGCACCATCAGGGTTTCGATTTGAACGGCGCTGCCGGACAGGATTTCTTCACACCGGTCGCAGCGGGAGCAGGAGCGGCACTCGGTTTCGGAGTGGCGATCACCGATCCGAACGCCATTGCCGCCAGTTCCGACGGAGCGGCAGGCAGCAACGGCAATGTCCAGAAATTGCTGGATGTCCGGAACCAGGCATTGCCGTCCGGCAAAACGCCCGACGACTCTTACGCAGCACTTGTCTTCAGTGTCGGCGATGCCGCCGCCCAAGCTAAAGCTGAGATGGATGCTTCTGCGCTCTCACTGCAGCAACTCAAAGACCAGCGTCAGGGCGTCTCCGGCGTCTCGATCGACGAGGAATCTGCCAATCTAATCCGCTACCAGCATGCTTTCTCGGCAGCGGCGCGCGTCATCACCACGATCGATCAGATGACGCAGACCGTCATTAACATGATCCCGGCCTAA
- a CDS encoding choice-of-anchor D domain-containing protein produces MGKASQFLREGFRVAVLTILVVCVVAPRVVAGTTGRNARRKSALLAAPAGAAPVLTFTPGIGSTVAGTGIGGYAGDGGPASAAQLNFPAGMALDSQGNFYVADSANSVVRKFSVAGTITTFAGTGIQGYSGDGGPATQAQLAFPTAVALDAAGNLYIADFFNACVRKVAVNGNISTIATASGFLIRGVAADAAGNVYFSSSFEGVWKIDTVGNVTKIAGNGAPGFGGDGGQALLAQTAGVAGLTVDSQGNLYFAEVTNSDVRKVATNGIITTVAGNQQFGYSGDGGPAGSAKLNGPSDVRVDAGGNLYVSDSSNNTVRKVNAAGTISTIAGDGNYGYAGDGALASAMQFAGLTAMVLDSSGNLFIADSGNNVIRRVKVNATALDFGTITVGQTSVARRVVVSNAGAASLHFSAIAASSNFGVQSTCSIATPLTPGADCPLDISFSPLAGGNLTGTVTVTNDAPGSPHIVALTGQGQIAAQPDFSIATSVPSLTVGTQASGALSATVTPSGGFTGAITMSCSGMPSHAACSFSPAVLQANGSNTPLTSSITVSTGLSNVAAMQPPAGSTFLASMAGVLSTGLVGFVFAPIALRRRIAQSKRARLTQALLIVLILCGGLFGCGTLGGKTGVTTPAGTYTVTVSAVSGNVSHSKTFSLKVQ; encoded by the coding sequence ATGGGGAAGGCATCGCAATTTCTTCGCGAGGGATTTCGAGTAGCAGTTCTGACCATATTGGTTGTGTGCGTGGTTGCTCCCCGGGTAGTCGCCGGGACTACTGGACGAAATGCGCGAAGAAAATCGGCCTTGCTAGCGGCGCCCGCGGGTGCTGCCCCTGTTCTCACATTCACTCCCGGAATCGGCAGCACCGTCGCCGGAACCGGAATTGGCGGTTACGCCGGTGACGGCGGCCCTGCCAGCGCGGCACAACTCAACTTTCCTGCCGGCATGGCCCTCGACAGCCAGGGCAACTTCTATGTCGCAGACTCCGCTAACAGTGTCGTCCGCAAATTTAGCGTTGCAGGCACGATCACTACGTTCGCGGGCACCGGAATTCAGGGCTACAGCGGTGACGGCGGACCCGCCACGCAGGCTCAACTTGCTTTTCCAACAGCCGTTGCACTCGACGCCGCCGGCAATCTCTACATTGCTGACTTCTTCAACGCATGCGTCCGCAAAGTAGCCGTTAACGGAAACATTTCCACGATCGCGACTGCATCCGGCTTCCTGATTCGAGGCGTCGCTGCCGACGCAGCCGGCAATGTCTATTTTTCAAGCTCTTTTGAAGGCGTGTGGAAGATCGACACCGTCGGCAACGTCACCAAGATCGCCGGCAATGGCGCGCCCGGCTTTGGTGGGGACGGCGGCCAGGCGCTCCTTGCCCAGACCGCAGGCGTAGCAGGGCTGACGGTCGATAGCCAGGGTAACCTCTATTTCGCGGAAGTAACAAACAGTGACGTCCGCAAAGTCGCGACCAACGGAATCATCACCACCGTTGCCGGCAATCAACAGTTCGGATACTCGGGCGATGGTGGCCCCGCCGGCAGCGCGAAACTCAACGGCCCCAGCGATGTCAGAGTCGATGCCGGCGGCAATCTCTATGTTTCTGATTCCTCGAACAACACCGTCCGCAAAGTGAACGCAGCGGGAACCATCAGCACGATTGCTGGTGATGGCAACTACGGATATGCCGGCGACGGAGCCCTTGCCTCTGCCATGCAGTTCGCAGGCCTTACCGCGATGGTTCTCGACAGCAGTGGGAACTTGTTTATCGCCGACAGCGGCAACAACGTGATCCGGCGCGTCAAAGTTAATGCTACTGCACTCGATTTTGGAACTATAACCGTAGGCCAGACGAGCGTCGCGCGACGAGTGGTTGTGTCGAACGCCGGGGCAGCCAGTCTGCATTTCAGCGCCATCGCTGCCAGTTCGAACTTCGGGGTCCAGTCCACGTGTTCGATCGCAACGCCCTTAACGCCGGGTGCGGATTGCCCGCTGGATATTTCTTTTAGCCCACTCGCCGGCGGAAACCTGACCGGCACCGTGACAGTCACCAACGACGCCCCCGGAAGCCCGCACATCGTCGCCCTCACGGGGCAAGGCCAGATCGCGGCGCAGCCTGATTTTTCAATTGCAACTTCGGTTCCGTCTTTGACTGTCGGCACCCAGGCATCCGGCGCCCTGTCAGCGACTGTGACTCCCTCGGGCGGTTTCACCGGCGCAATTACGATGAGTTGCAGCGGCATGCCTTCGCATGCAGCATGTTCTTTTTCGCCGGCGGTACTCCAGGCGAATGGAAGCAATACTCCCCTGACCTCATCGATCACCGTCTCTACCGGTCTCTCCAATGTCGCCGCCATGCAACCGCCCGCGGGATCGACGTTCCTGGCGAGCATGGCGGGCGTGTTGAGCACAGGCCTTGTGGGCTTCGTATTTGCACCGATTGCATTGCGCAGGCGCATCGCGCAGAGCAAGCGGGCGCGGCTGACGCAAGCCCTGCTCATCGTTCTGATTCTCTGCGGCGGATTGTTCGGATGCGGCACACTGGGCGGAAAGACCGGTGTCACGACTCCTGCCGGCACCTACACCGTGACCGTGTCCGCCGTATCTGGAAACGTTTCTCACAGCAAGACGTTCTCGTTGAAAGTGCAATAA
- the fliD gene encoding flagellar filament capping protein FliD, translated as MGTFGIDLSSLTGTTGIDVNTLVAQLSYVARAPERVWQNHQQGLQVQINALTELNTGLADLLTKINNMKDLTGGLGAVLTTSSDSAVVNATATPGAVIGTHTVIVNTLATTASYYSAAVATGDTALNNGSFTIQLGSNAPTTITIDSTNNTLNKLAASINSANLGVTANVTTDVSGARLALVANTSGASSDITITNDTSGMGFTKAASGKDATLTVDGVPITSSSNTVTGVIPNVSFSLSAAAPGEQVAIGISPDTEAAVQAVTDFVDSYNTIAKQMADGFRVDTTSHRAGALVGDTSADILQQHLLDMSTYSVGGAGAFTTLRSLGITIGNDGTMAVDKNALTKAANSDYANFKNFFQSTDGFASFFSKRLTEETSPTQGLVSVDMKGLQATQQSLQKQVDDFEQFLLAQQQQWQKQYEQANIILQQLPQLQKQIESQLGTLSTSSSK; from the coding sequence ATGGGAACATTCGGTATCGATCTAAGTTCGTTGACCGGAACCACGGGCATCGATGTCAATACGCTGGTGGCGCAATTGAGTTATGTGGCTCGTGCTCCGGAGCGTGTCTGGCAGAATCATCAGCAAGGCTTACAAGTTCAGATTAACGCCTTGACGGAACTGAATACCGGTCTCGCTGACCTGCTGACCAAGATCAACAATATGAAGGATTTGACCGGCGGTCTCGGCGCGGTCCTCACCACCTCTTCCGATTCAGCGGTAGTCAACGCGACCGCAACCCCTGGCGCAGTGATTGGCACTCACACAGTGATTGTGAACACTCTCGCCACGACGGCGTCCTACTACAGCGCGGCGGTAGCCACCGGCGATACTGCTCTCAACAACGGCAGTTTCACGATCCAGTTGGGAAGCAACGCACCGACAACGATCACCATCGACAGCACCAACAACACATTGAACAAACTGGCCGCGAGCATTAACAGCGCGAACCTTGGGGTTACCGCGAACGTGACGACCGACGTTTCTGGCGCACGCCTGGCACTGGTGGCGAACACTTCAGGCGCGAGCAGCGACATTACGATCACGAACGATACCAGCGGCATGGGCTTTACCAAGGCGGCGTCGGGTAAAGACGCGACCCTCACCGTCGATGGCGTTCCCATAACGAGCAGCAGCAATACAGTGACTGGCGTCATTCCGAATGTCAGCTTCAGCCTGTCGGCTGCAGCTCCGGGCGAGCAGGTCGCGATTGGCATCTCTCCGGATACGGAGGCCGCCGTGCAGGCGGTTACCGACTTCGTGGATTCGTACAATACGATCGCGAAACAAATGGCTGATGGTTTCAGAGTTGATACGACTTCCCATCGGGCGGGTGCCCTGGTTGGAGACACCTCGGCAGACATCCTGCAACAGCACTTGCTGGACATGAGCACGTATTCGGTCGGCGGCGCCGGCGCCTTTACGACACTGCGGTCGCTCGGAATCACCATCGGGAACGATGGGACGATGGCGGTTGACAAGAACGCCCTCACCAAAGCCGCCAACAGTGACTACGCAAACTTCAAGAATTTCTTTCAGAGCACAGATGGTTTTGCATCTTTCTTCAGCAAGCGCTTGACCGAGGAAACGAGTCCCACACAGGGATTGGTCTCGGTGGACATGAAGGGCTTGCAGGCAACGCAGCAGAGTCTGCAGAAACAAGTCGACGACTTTGAGCAGTTTCTCCTTGCACAACAGCAGCAATGGCAAAAACAGTACGAGCAGGCAAACATCATATTGCAGCAGTTGCCACAACTCCAGAAGCAGATCGAGAGCCAGCTGGGAACTTTGAGCACGAGCAGCAGCAAATGA
- a CDS encoding flagellar basal body P-ring protein FlgI has translation MGDPFSCALLLVTVLAPRILVAGVVEASPSQPLLTSAPVSAAIARDRVLLRDITSIEGVRTNSLVGYGLVIGLNGTGDRRQTFFTTQTLANVMQRLGVQIPVAAVRVNNVAAVFVTGSLPAFARSGTPIDVAVSSIGDAKSLEGGVLVLTPLQGPDGKVYASAQGPLTLGGYSAGGQGNTKQVNHPTVGQISNGAIVERDAAVDLSHLTTVSFMLHDSDFTASHDVAEAIDKEFGRHLATAVDSRRIDVSVSLAGALPVPELISRVQNLAIAFHPPAKIVINERTGTIVLGGDVKLSAVSVLHGNLTIDIATTQVVSQPQPFSKGDTTVVPEINTQAKESSVNKIQLPDGARVEDLVNGLHEMGATARDVVAILQAIKAAGGLRAELEIL, from the coding sequence ATGGGAGATCCATTTTCCTGCGCGCTCCTTCTTGTGACCGTGCTTGCCCCGAGGATTCTGGTCGCAGGAGTAGTCGAGGCGTCTCCGTCGCAACCGCTTCTCACAAGTGCGCCCGTCAGCGCGGCTATTGCCCGCGATCGCGTTCTACTTCGCGACATCACCAGTATCGAAGGCGTGCGCACCAACTCTCTAGTGGGCTATGGCCTTGTCATCGGTCTCAACGGAACCGGCGATCGCCGGCAAACATTCTTCACGACTCAAACTCTTGCCAACGTGATGCAACGGTTGGGAGTGCAGATCCCCGTTGCAGCCGTTCGTGTGAACAACGTCGCAGCTGTTTTCGTTACCGGATCGCTGCCCGCCTTCGCTCGCTCTGGCACACCAATCGACGTCGCCGTCTCTTCCATCGGAGACGCCAAGAGTTTGGAAGGCGGCGTCCTTGTATTGACTCCATTGCAAGGCCCGGACGGCAAGGTTTATGCATCCGCGCAGGGCCCTCTGACCCTGGGAGGCTATTCCGCTGGAGGGCAAGGCAACACCAAGCAGGTGAATCATCCCACGGTTGGACAAATTTCAAATGGCGCGATCGTCGAGCGTGATGCGGCCGTCGACCTCAGTCATCTGACGACAGTTTCGTTCATGCTCCACGACTCTGATTTCACGGCGAGTCACGACGTTGCCGAAGCCATCGACAAGGAATTCGGACGTCACCTTGCAACCGCTGTCGACAGTCGAAGGATTGACGTCAGCGTCTCGTTGGCTGGCGCGCTGCCGGTGCCGGAATTGATTTCACGGGTGCAGAATCTTGCGATCGCGTTTCATCCGCCCGCGAAGATCGTGATCAACGAACGTACGGGCACGATTGTCCTGGGCGGAGACGTGAAGTTGTCGGCGGTCTCGGTATTGCATGGCAATCTCACGATCGATATTGCCACTACGCAGGTTGTGTCCCAACCCCAGCCATTTTCGAAAGGCGATACGACGGTTGTTCCCGAGATCAACACCCAGGCAAAAGAAAGCTCTGTAAACAAGATCCAATTGCCCGACGGTGCGCGCGTCGAAGATCTCGTCAATGGCCTTCATGAGATGGGTGCGACCGCGCGCGACGTTGTTGCCATCCTGCAAGCGATCAAAGCCGCCGGTGGCCTGCGCGCGGAATTGGAGATTCTCTAA